The Blautia pseudococcoides genome segment CCAGAGGTCTCACCAGAGATGCGCTTACCATAGAGGAACGGATTGTGGCTGTTTCGGATATTGTCAGTGCACTGCTTGGCACACGGAGCTATAAGGAGGCTTTTTCTAAAGAGAAGACATTGTCTATTTTAGAGGAGCAGGCCGGGGAAGGAAAAATAGACAGCGATGTGGTGGCGGCTCTGAAAGCGAATTTTGATACTGTTTTGGAGGAAGTGGAGGATAGCTGCAGGCCCATATTAGATACCTATTATGGCCTGCGCAAGGAATATCAGTATCTGCTGGGAAAATATCTCTACAGCAGCACAGAAGCTGCGGACCCTGCTGACAGGAGTCATAAGTGACAGGGACAGGGCATAGAATATAGTATCCAGAAAGAAGGAGGCACTGCCCATGTCCGTAAATTATAAAGTTTCTTATTTTCTCGACCGCTTTGATTTTCCTGCCCCTCAGCAGCTTGTGGAAAAATATTACCGGTATAAACTGGGACATCCCTGTTTTTTGATGAAACAAAACGGAAGATGGACAATCGTGCCTGTCCGGCAATAGCAGATAGAATCGGGAGACGGCTTTTAGCCGCCTCCTTTTTGTAATTGTCACTCCTTAAAACAGTTAAATAGCTTAAAGCAGACAGAGATAGTAAGGACCAGAGTACCTGCACCTATGAGAAGGTACTGTACAGGAATATGATCAGCCAGAGGACCGAAAAATATCATGCCAAGAGGCAGCGCGCAGGAGGTGGAAATCTGCATGAAGCTGAAAATCCTGCCGTGCATATCCGGCTCCACTTTTTCCTGAATGGTCACATTGATGGGTGTGTTGTAGCAGGGAGAGGTAACGCCTATCATGGTATTCATGATCAGATAACCAATAAATACATGGGCTGTTCCCAGGCCGATCATAATTGTCCCATAGACTCCACCGGCCAATAGCGTTGTGTGCAGATGATGTTTAAACCCGCCCCAGGAAGCGATCAGGATTCCCCCCAGCACCATGCCAAGGCTGTAAGTCATTTCACTTACAGTGAGCCGCCAGACTTCCGGTCCAAAGGTCCTGCTCACCATAAGGGGTGTCAGAAAGGCGGAGGGGCTTATGAGAAACAGGATGATAATCTGAAACACCAGCAGTTTTCTGATAAAAGCATTGTTTCTGAGGTAAAAAATACCACCAGCTATTTTATGCAGACCGGATTCCTTGTCTGCGGATGATTTTGTGTAGGGCGGTATTTTTATGGTGGAAGTAAGGCTGATACCGATAATAGCTGTTATGACGTCAATAAAGAGCGCTGCTTCCAAAGGCGCTGCGGAGAGGATGGCACCTCCGGCAGCAGGTGATAAGAACATCATGAAGGAGGACAAGGTGCTGTTGAGTCCGTTCATTTTCATGAGATGTTCTTTGGGAACAAGCTGCGGAAAAATAGCGTTCACCGCAGGGGTCTGGATGCCGGTCCCGGCTGATCGGATGATCAGTACAGCAAACAGAAACCAGATGTTTTTATGTCCTGCCAGGAAGGTAAGGGACAGCAAAAGTGTGGAACACGCAATGGCACCATCTGAGAGCATGATCAAGAACTTCCTGTCATAACGGTCAATCCATACTCCCGCGAAAAGTGAAATGATGATCTGGGGAAGGAATCCGCAGAGAGTGGAGATGGTCAGCATCTTTCCTGAAGATGTTGTCAGTGTAATATACCAGACAATGGCGTACTGCACCAGGGAAGAACCGAACAGGGAGATAGTCTGGGCTGTTAAAAATCGAAAGGTTTTCCCTTTCCATGTGTTTAAATCCATAATATAATACCTCTTTCTAAGAAATAATGAAATCTGCTGCTGCCTGTACACGGTATCGAAATGTCTCTGCCGGGCAGCAAAAAAGGCAGAGGACATTATAAGCCTCTGCCAGTCAGTCTGCAGACAAAAGGCTGTGGCGAACACATCGCCGCAGCCAGATACAGAACTATGATATCCACGGAAAACAGGTACACAAATAAACGCATCAGAAAATCTGATACGAGGCACAACTGTTTTCCGGTGAATGCAGCAGTTCTGCCGCTATCTGAACTCCGTACAATGTCTCACCGGAAACGTTATCTGTACGGAGCTGATTCGTCTTCTCAATTTATCGGTTAAAATGAAATTCATAATATCCACCTCATTTGGATCATCCTTGTATCTTATCAATTAATATAGCATGTAAAAAAGTTCCTTGTCAATGGAGAGTTTGTATATGTTATAATGGAACAAAATATATATTTTACTCGAAGTGAGTTTACTGAATACAAAAGAAAGAGTTCTGTTTAACGCGGATATGGCACCTCAGGTGTCATATCATTCAAGAATTCTTTTTTCCAGGGTGCTACAATAGTGAAAAGGAAAGGAGGAGGACAAAAGATGCACGCAGAACAAGAACAAAGGCATGTGT includes the following:
- a CDS encoding MFS transporter, encoding MDLNTWKGKTFRFLTAQTISLFGSSLVQYAIVWYITLTTSSGKMLTISTLCGFLPQIIISLFAGVWIDRYDRKFLIMLSDGAIACSTLLLSLTFLAGHKNIWFLFAVLIIRSAGTGIQTPAVNAIFPQLVPKEHLMKMNGLNSTLSSFMMFLSPAAGGAILSAAPLEAALFIDVITAIIGISLTSTIKIPPYTKSSADKESGLHKIAGGIFYLRNNAFIRKLLVFQIIILFLISPSAFLTPLMVSRTFGPEVWRLTVSEMTYSLGMVLGGILIASWGGFKHHLHTTLLAGGVYGTIMIGLGTAHVFIGYLIMNTMIGVTSPCYNTPINVTIQEKVEPDMHGRIFSFMQISTSCALPLGMIFFGPLADHIPVQYLLIGAGTLVLTISVCFKLFNCFKE